Proteins encoded within one genomic window of Kibdelosporangium phytohabitans:
- a CDS encoding YceI family protein yields MTTALTLAAGTWTADPATSTAGFAVGSLGGTVHATVPIVDGRVEVGSDGTPTAVHGSLDLGAIATGNRHRDKHLRSPGLLDLDTHPTMTFRAIAITVADEGWHVTGELTVRGFICPLEGDVHISTSDFGAVSMTATTRFDRRQMSLRAPRFMIGRIIEITVTANLDQVAVQPEAVDCPPDAAGVGGSQVNGALRKAVAAVGDPRDRTVHKNTAGRTCGM; encoded by the coding sequence ATGACCACCGCACTGACCCTGGCCGCCGGGACCTGGACGGCCGACCCGGCGACCAGCACCGCCGGGTTCGCCGTCGGCAGCCTCGGCGGAACGGTCCACGCAACCGTGCCCATCGTGGACGGACGTGTCGAAGTCGGATCGGACGGGACGCCGACGGCGGTGCACGGGTCATTGGACCTGGGTGCCATCGCCACCGGCAACCGCCACCGTGACAAGCACCTGCGCTCCCCCGGCTTGCTGGATCTCGACACCCACCCCACGATGACGTTCCGGGCGATCGCGATCACCGTGGCCGACGAGGGCTGGCACGTCACCGGTGAGCTGACCGTGCGCGGGTTCATCTGCCCGCTCGAAGGTGACGTCCACATCTCCACTTCGGACTTTGGCGCGGTCTCGATGACCGCGACCACCCGGTTCGACCGCAGGCAGATGTCCCTGCGGGCACCCCGGTTCATGATCGGCCGGATCATCGAGATCACGGTCACCGCCAACCTCGACCAGGTGGCGGTCCAGCCCGAGGCCGTGGACTGCCCACCCGATGCGGCCGGGGTTGGTGGTTCACAGGTGAACGGGGCACTGCGTAAGGCCGTTGCGGCTGTCGGGGATCCGCGAGATCGGACCGTCCACAAGAACACGGCCGGCCGCACCTGTGGGATGTGA
- a CDS encoding ATP-binding protein, whose product MDLPIVGRSAELGQLRAALLAASAGSGRLVLVSGEAGIGKTRLATAVADMAADYDIPVAHGYAVDDPGMPPLWPWRRLARDVPAVAAALEVDAALGSASARFAMFSDVTDALAAAAEPGLVVILEDLHWADRTSLKLLTHLAAELSRTRLLVLCTYRDPDGTPLAEQLPDLLRAGETRSIRLSGLSAADIAQWLRIESLDSSKAGQVETKTNGNPLYVRMLVDCGLDLGGHPELRRLVLARVPEGTRDLLGAASVLGEEIDISLVAKVAGLSGQEAGEVLDEAVRAGILRVRPSFSFVHALVRDALYEQLAPSQRTALHHLAAEALAGTGLAGPIANHWRLAGDTGKTVHWARKAAASALEELAYDEAVAFARLAAQIPDARLILDLAKAEYLAGLISASVAHCEQAARMDPDLLAEAALVVTGLGDAKTLSAVDRMAAAALRRRQPDAIRARLLAQRAIAVADRGDAADLARELSAGALAVAESSGDPDAVLDGLHARHFTLCAPQFLAERMELAVRACDLGETAEQPLAAMWGTSGWSTRRSSAVIWRRWNTRSTRSNTSRPLVSTHWPNGT is encoded by the coding sequence ATGGACTTGCCGATCGTCGGGCGCTCGGCCGAACTGGGCCAGCTACGGGCCGCGCTACTGGCCGCGTCCGCCGGATCGGGACGGTTGGTGCTGGTCAGCGGCGAGGCGGGGATCGGCAAGACGCGTCTGGCCACCGCCGTCGCCGACATGGCCGCCGACTACGACATCCCGGTGGCCCACGGGTACGCAGTGGACGATCCGGGGATGCCGCCGCTGTGGCCGTGGCGCAGGCTGGCGCGTGACGTCCCCGCCGTGGCGGCCGCGCTCGAGGTGGACGCGGCGCTCGGCTCGGCGTCGGCCCGGTTCGCGATGTTCTCCGACGTGACCGACGCGCTGGCCGCCGCGGCCGAACCGGGGCTGGTGGTCATCCTCGAAGACCTGCACTGGGCGGACCGGACCTCGCTCAAGCTGCTCACCCACCTGGCCGCGGAACTGTCCCGGACGCGGTTGCTCGTGCTCTGCACGTACCGTGACCCGGACGGCACGCCACTGGCCGAGCAACTACCGGACCTGTTGCGCGCCGGTGAGACGCGGTCGATCCGGCTGAGCGGCCTGTCCGCTGCGGACATCGCGCAGTGGCTGCGGATCGAGTCGCTGGACTCGAGCAAGGCGGGCCAGGTCGAGACCAAGACCAACGGCAACCCGCTGTACGTGCGCATGCTCGTGGACTGCGGGCTCGACCTCGGCGGGCACCCGGAGCTGCGCAGGCTGGTGCTGGCCCGTGTCCCCGAAGGCACCCGCGACCTGCTCGGCGCGGCGAGCGTGCTCGGGGAGGAGATCGACATCTCGCTGGTGGCGAAGGTCGCCGGGCTGTCCGGGCAGGAAGCCGGCGAGGTGCTCGACGAGGCCGTGCGCGCGGGGATCCTGCGTGTGCGACCGTCCTTTTCGTTCGTGCACGCGCTGGTCCGCGACGCCCTGTACGAACAACTCGCGCCCTCCCAGCGAACGGCCTTGCACCACCTCGCGGCCGAGGCGCTCGCCGGCACCGGCCTGGCCGGGCCGATCGCCAATCACTGGCGGCTCGCCGGCGATACCGGGAAAACCGTGCACTGGGCACGGAAAGCAGCCGCGTCCGCGCTGGAGGAACTCGCGTACGACGAGGCGGTGGCGTTCGCCAGGCTCGCCGCCCAGATCCCGGACGCTCGGCTGATCCTCGACCTGGCCAAGGCGGAATACCTCGCCGGCCTCATCAGCGCCAGCGTCGCGCACTGCGAGCAGGCCGCCAGGATGGACCCGGACCTGCTGGCCGAGGCCGCGCTGGTGGTCACCGGCCTTGGCGACGCCAAGACTCTGTCCGCAGTGGACAGAATGGCGGCCGCGGCGCTGCGCAGGCGGCAGCCGGACGCGATCAGGGCCCGGCTGCTCGCCCAGCGCGCGATCGCCGTGGCCGACCGCGGCGACGCGGCGGACCTGGCACGGGAGCTGTCGGCCGGGGCACTGGCCGTCGCGGAGTCGAGCGGTGACCCGGACGCGGTGCTGGACGGCTTGCACGCCAGGCACTTCACGTTGTGCGCGCCGCAGTTCCTCGCCGAACGGATGGAACTGGCGGTCCGCGCGTGCGATCTCGGCGAGACCGCAGAGCAACCGCTCGCCGCCATGTGGGGCACGTCTGGCTGGTCGACGCGGCGTTCCAGCGCGGTGATCTGGCGGCGGTGGAACACGAGATCAACCAGATCGAACACTTCGCGGCCGCTCGTCAGCACGCACTGGCCCAATGGCACGTGA